The Antedon mediterranea chromosome 7, ecAntMedi1.1, whole genome shotgun sequence genome has a segment encoding these proteins:
- the LOC140055336 gene encoding beta-microseminoprotein-like, with amino-acid sequence MQPLIHIFFLLSVAEFTTSSNCWFSKGPCVNGKKEYRVGGRWRVRYDDHCEDCTCVKSGFACCPIPYPVDIPKSCAAIFDDKKCKYHVVRRDKPCIPCSRPVSYIG; translated from the exons ATGCAGCCACTTATACACATCTTCTTCTTGTTGTCAGTGGCGGAGTTTACTACTTCATCAAATTGCTGGTTTTCAAAAG GCCCATGTGTTAACGGGAAAAAAGAATACAGAGTCGGCGGTAGGTGGCGTGTACGTTATGACGATCACTGTGAAGATTGCACATGCGTTAAAAGTGGATTTGCTTGTTGTCCAAT ACCATATCCAGTGGATATACCAAAGTCTTGTGCAGCGATTTTTGATGACAAAAAGTGTAAATACCACGTTGTAAGACGAGATAAGCCGTGTATCCCATGTTCACGACCTGTATCATATATCGGATAG